A DNA window from Pungitius pungitius chromosome 1, fPunPun2.1, whole genome shotgun sequence contains the following coding sequences:
- the cacna1db gene encoding voltage-dependent L-type calcium channel subunit alpha-1D isoform X1, translating to MQEADEQSEGAQYASNKRTTPPGDTSALWSESQTRLHQLHPPEALHAPPSAGKPVGSSCGLFGANSGIQDSSGPDSGVSPVLAWHAAVSAARQAQDDVEKPDMRTQPTAVCTTGPAPVGSLAQRKRQQYAKSKKQGGSTSSRPPRALFCLTLNNPIRRACISLVEWKPFDIFILLSIFANCVALAIYIPFPGDDSNSTNQELETVEYAFLIIFTIETFLKIIAYGLVMHQNSYVRNGWNMLDFVIVIVGLFSVVLEMITKDADSGGQSGGKPGGFDVKALRAFRVLRPLRLVSGVPSLQVVLNSIIKAMVPLLHIALLVLFVIIIYAIIGLELFIGKMHATCMMQTGALAEEEATPCAVSGHGRHCLLNGTSCREGWQGPNNGITNFDNFLFAMLTVFQCITMEGWTDVLYWMNDAMGFELPWVYFVSLVIFGSFFVLNLVLGVLSGEFSKEREKAKARGDFQKLREKQQLEEDLKGYLDWITQAEDIDPENEEEGDEEGKRNRVTLADLTEKKKGKFGWFTQSTETQASMPSETESANTENHNGEENKSPCCGPLCQKITKSKCSRQWRRWNRFCRRKCRAAVKSVTFYWLVIILVFLNTLTIASEHYNQPDWLTTVQDVANKVLLAMFTLEMLVKMYSLGLQAYFVSLFNRFDCFVVCGGIVETILVELAIMSPLGISVFRCVRLLRIFKVTRHWASLSNLVASLLNSMKSIASLLLLLFLFIIIFSLLGMQLFGGKFNFDETVTKRSTFDNFPQALLTVFQILTGEDWNTVMYDGIMAYGGPASSGMVVCIYFIILFICGNYILLNVFLAIAVDNLADAESLNTAQKEEEEAKKRKNSVKDTSTDAKRVEIIDVKDGETKATAEVLLEEDKVSYPAIDSPACDDDDNGGVVPEVPPGSHHLRLSELSIKEKTPPIPLGSAFFIFSSTNPFRVFCHKLINHQIFTNLILVFIMLSSISLAAEDPIRNFSARNIILGYFDYAFTAIFTVEILFKILGYADYVFTSIFTFEILIKMTAFGAFLHKGAFCRNYFNLLDLLVVGVSLVSFGIQSSAISVVKILRVLRVLRPLRAINRAKGLKHVVQCVFVAIRTIGNIMIVTTLLQFMFACIGVQLFKGKFYRCTDDAKSSPDDCKGTYILYNNGDTALPMVKERIWYNSDFNFDNVLMAMMALFTVSTFEGWPTLLYKAIDSNRENMGPIYNYRIEISIFFIIYIIIIAFFMMNIFVGFVIVTFQEQGEKEYQNCELDKNQRQCVEYALKARPLRRYIPKNPYQYKFWYVVNSTGFEYVMFVLIILNTLCLAIQHHGQSHLFNYAMDILNMVFTGVFTVEMILKLIAFKPRGYVGDAWNVFDALVVIGSVVDIILSQNYFADAWNTFDALIVVGSVVDIAITEVNSAAIPVVKVIVEAGNTEDSARISITFFRLFRVMRLVKLLSRGEGIRTLLWTFIKSFQALPYVALLIAMLFFIYAVIGMQVFGKIAMVDGTQINRNNNFQTFPQAVLMLFRCATGEAWQEIMLACLPGKLCDPESDYNPGEERTCGSGFAIIYFISFYMLCAFLIINLFVAVIMDNFDYLTRDWSILGPHHLDEFKRIWSEYDPEAKGRIKHLDVVTLLRRIQPPLGFGKLCPHRVACKRLVAMNMPLNSDGTVMFNATLFALVRTALKIKTEGNLEQANEELRAVIKKIWKRTSMKLLDQVVPPAGDDEVTVGKFYATFLIQDYFRKFKRRKEQGLVGMRSWERLNTTMALQAGLRTLHDIGPEIRRAISCDLQEAGLVDDNGEEEEDIYRRNGSLFGNHVSADQQGCFHPTTATQRPLQILPFSCSASARPAPTGSRAKDADAEANSSPIRYNRHHHTPHDPHCVPTFHKSPIPSNANLNNANVPSLLSVTNGRLQKRSLRGGRASSAKNGSSAAASSKGAHDKPWKSHSSRTRYYEAYIRSESGDGLCSTIRTEEPGDGDSEDGRGSGEYYSGEEFQEDDIMLAQEPYCDASSSCQPDVMPSKKAHRDAEGDFDLGVSRSNHQLDGYYDDDQQPICRVGSRSPRRWLLPSPQASNKSTFNFECLRRRSSQEDAPLSPSCTALPLHLVQQQVMAVAGFDASRIHRLSPTRSLRSWVTPPASPIARDCSTCYTPLIQVDWHRPGSVCSIPGAVKRSSWYSDGPLSRSPSPSRLKLPAECCPHILQKRGSANSVVEAVLISEGLGKYARDPNFVTATKNEIADACEMTIDEMESAASNLLNGSLDNGNPGAAGGAASDPRATAHVRDSSIRDYSDEEPYVTLKCEEDLADEMICITSL from the exons GAAACAGTGGAATATGCCTTTCTGATCATTTTcactatagagacatttctgaaGATCATCGCTTACGGTCTGGTCATGCACCAAAACTCCTACGTGAGAAACGGCTGGAACATGCTGGACTTTGTCATCGTCATAGTAGG TCTGTTCAGTGTAGTCCTGGAGATGATAACCAAAGACGCTGACTCTGGCGGCCAGTCTGGAGGCAAACCTGGGGGGTTTGATGTCAAGGCCCTTCGAGCTTTTCGAGTGCTTCGACCGCTTCGCCTTGTCTCTGGAGTTCCTA GTTTACAGGTGGTTTTAAACTCCATTATTAAAGCAATGGTTCCCCTGCTTCACATTGCTCTGCTGGTCCTCTTTGTCATTATCATCTACGCCATCATCGGCCTGGAGCTCTTCATTGGCAAAATGCATGCAACCTGTATGATGCAAACAG GCGCCCTCGCAGAAGAAGAGGCCACGCCATGTGCGGTTTCAGGGCACGGCCGTCATTGCCTGCTCAATGGTACATCTTGCAGAGAGGGATGGCAAGGACCCAACAACGGCATAACCAACTTTGACAATTTTCTGTTTGCCATGCTCACTGTGTTCCAGTGCATCACCATGGAGGGCTGGACTGACGTTCTCTACTGG ATGAATGATGCAATGGGCTTTGAACTGCCCTGGGTCTACTTTGTCAGTCTGGTCATCTTTGGATCCTTCTTTGTTCTCAACTTGGTTTTGGGTGTGTTGAGCGG AGAGTTTTCCAAAGAGCGAGAGAAGGCCAAGGCTCGGGGAGACTTCCAGAAGCTACGGGAGAAGCAGCAGTTGGAGGAGGACCTGAAAGGCTACCTGGACTGGATCACCCAGGCGGAGGACATCGACCCCgagaacgaggaggagggggacgagGAGGGCAAGCGTAACC GGGTCACTCTGGCTGACCTCactgagaagaagaaaggaaagttTGGCTGGTTCACTCAGTCCACAGAGACACAGG CGAGTATGCCCAGCGAGACCGAGTCTGCAAACACAGAGAATCACAACGGAGAGGAAAATAAATCCCCCTGCTGTGGGCCGCTATG TCAAAAAATTACTAAGTCAAAGTGCAG CCGTCAGTGGCGAAGGTGGAACCGGTTCTGCCGCAGAAAGTGTCGCGCAGCTGTGAAGTCCGTGACGTTTTATTGGCTCGTCATCATCTTGGtgttcctcaacacactgaccATTGCTTCTGAGCACTACAACCAGCCGGACTGGCTGACCACAGTACAGG ACGTGGCCAACAAAGTTCTCTTGGCGATGTTCACCTTGGAGATGCTAGTGAAGATGTACAGTTTGGGGCTGCAGGCCTACTTTGTGTCGCTGTTTAACCGCTTTGACTGCTTCGTGGTGTGCGGGGGcatcgtggagaccatcctggTGGAGCTGGCCATCATGTCTCCGCTGGGCATCTCTGTTTTCCGATGCGTGCGGCTCCTCAGGATCTTCAAGGTCACACG tcATTGGGCGTCTCTTAGTAACCTGGTGGCCTCTCTGCTCAACTCCATGAAGTCCATCGCCTccctgttgctgctgctcttcctcttcatcattatTTTCTCCTTGCTCGGCATGCAGCTTTTTGGGGGCAAGTTCAACTTTGACGAGACTGTGACGAAAAGGAGCACGTTTGATAACTTCCCCCAGGCCCTGCTCACAGTGTTCCAG ATCTTGACAGGAGAAGACTGGAACACCGTGATGTATGACGGTATCATGGCGTATGGCGGTCCGGCCTCCTCTGGAATGGTGGTCTGCATTTACTTCATCATCCTTTTCATCTGTGGAAACT ACATCCTGCTAAACGTCTTCTTGGCCATCGCCGTTGACAACCTGGCCGACGCCGAGAGCCTCAACACAGcgcagaaggaggaagaggaggccaagAAGAGAAAGAATAGTGTCAA GGACACAAGCACGGATGCGAAGAGAGTTGAAATAATAGACGTCAAGGACGGAGAGACCAAG GCGACAGCAGAGGTTCTGCTGGAGGAAGACAAGGTGTCATACCCGGCCATTGACTCTCCAG CTTGTGATGACGACGACAACGGTGGCGTTGTCCCAGAGGTCCCGCCAGGGTCGCATCATCTAAGGCTGTCTGAACTCAGCATCAAAGAAAAGACTCCGCCCATCCCGCTGGGCAGCGccttcttcatcttcagcaGCACCAACCC GTTCCGTGTGTTCTGCCACAAACTGATCAACCATCAGATCTTCACCAACCTAATCCTGGTTTTCATAATGCTCAGCTCAATCTCTCTGGCTGCCGAGGACCCAATACGCAACTTCTCTGCTCGTAATATC ATACTTGGTTATTTTGACTATGCTTTCACCGCAATCTTTACTGTTGAGATCCTGTTCAAG ATCCTAGGCTATGCAGACTATGTCTTCACtagtatttttacttttgagaTCCTTATTAAG ATGACAGCGTTTGGAGCCTTTCTCCATAAAGGGGCGTTTTGCAGAAACTACTTCAACCTGTTAGACCTGCTGGTGGTTGGTGTGTCTCTGGTCTCCTTTGGCATCCA GTCCTCTGCTATTTCAGTGGTGAAAATTCTCCGTGTTCTGAGAGTCCTGCGCCCGCTCAGGGCCATCAACAGAGCCAAAGGACTAAAG CATGTggtccagtgtgtgtttgttgccatCAGGACCATCGGCAACATCATGATCGTCACCACGCTGCTGCAGTTCATGTTCGCTTGCATCGGAGTGCAGCTCTTcaag GGGAAGTTTTATCGCTGCACAGATGACGCCAAGTCCAGTCCAGATGACTGCAA AGGTACCTACATTCTCTACAACAACGGGGACACAGCGCTGCCCATGGTGAAAGAGAGGATCTGGTACAACAGTGACTTCAACTTTGACAACGTCCTCATGGCCATGATGGCTCTTTTCACCGTCTCCACATTTGAAGGGTGGCCCAC TCTGCTCTACAAGGCCATCGACTCTAACAGAGAGAACATGGGTCCCATCTACAACTACCGCATCGAGAtctccatcttcttcatcatctacatcatcatcattgcctTCTTCATGATGAACATCTTCGTCGGTTTCGTTATCGTCACCTTTCAGGAGCAAGGGGAGAAGGAGTACCAGAACTGTGAGCTGGACAAGAACCAG CGCCAGTGCGTGGAATATGCGCTTAAAGCTCGTCCTCTGCGGCGCTACATCCCCAAAAACCCTTACCAGTACAAGTTCTGGTATGTGGTCAACTCTACTGGTTTTGAGTACGTCATGTTTGTACTGATCATCCTCAACACCTTGTGTCTGGCCATTCAG CACCACGGTCAGTCTCATCTGTTTAACTATGCCATGGACATCCTCAACATGGTCTTCACTGGGGTTTTCACGGTGGAGATGATCCTCAAGCTCATTGCCTTCAAACCCAGA GGCTATGTTGGAGACGCCTGGAACGTCTTCGATGCCCTGGTCGTGATTGGCAGTGTGGTCGACATCATACTGAGCCAG AACTATTTTGCTGATGCATGGAACACGTTTGATGCCTTAATTGTTGTGGGTAGCGTGGTTGACATTGCCATCACTGAGGTTAAT TCAGCAGCCATTCCCGTCGTCAAGGTGATAGTGGAGGCAGGG AACACGGAGGACAGCGCTCGCATCTCCATCACCTTTTTCCGCCTGTTCAGAGTAATGCGGTTGGTCAAACTTCTGAGCAGGGGGGAGGGCATCCGGACTCTGCTGTGGACCTTCATCAAGTCTTTCCAG gCTCTTCCCTACGTTGCACTCCTGATAGCCATGCTGTTCTTCATCTATGCTGTGATTGGGATGCAG GTGTTTGGCAAAATAGCCATGGTGGACGGAACTCAAATCAACCGCAACAACAACTTTCAGACCTTTCCTCAGGCCGTCCTGATGCTCTTCAG GTGTGCCACAGGTGAAGCCTGGCAGGAGATCATGCTGGCCTGCCTGCCGGGGAAGCTGTGCGATCCAGAGTCGGACTACAACCCCGGAGAGGAGAGAACCTGCGGCAGCGGCTTCGCCATTATCTACTTCATCAGCTTCTATATGCTCTGTGCTTTCCTG ATCATCAACCTGTTTGTTGCTGTCATCATGGATAACTTTGACTATCTGACCCGGGATTGGTCCATTCTTGGTCCGCATCACCTGGATGAGTTTAAAAGAATCTGGTCCGAATACGACCCTGAAGCCAA AGGCCGGATAAAGCATCTCGATGTGGTGACTCTGCTGAGGAGGATCCAGCCTCCGCTGGGCTTTGGCAAGCTCTGCCCTCACAGGGTGGCCTGCAAG CGTCTGGTGGCAATGAACATGCCCCTCAACAGTGATGGGACAGTCATGTTTAATGCCACCTTGTTCGCTCTGGTCCGCACTGCTCTCAAGATTAAGACTGAGG GTAATCTGGAACAAGCCAATGAGGAGCTTAGAGCTGTGATTAAGAAGATTTGGAAGAGGACAAGCATGAAGCTGCTGGACCAGGTGGTGCCTCCTGCAGGCG ATGACGAGGTAACAGTGGGGAAGTTCTATGCCACCTTCCTGATACAGGACTACTTCAGGAAGTTCAAGAGGCGCAAAGAGCAAGGTCTTGTAGGAATGCGCTCGTGGGAGAGGCTGAACACAACCATGGCTCTACAG GCCGGCCTGCGCACGCTGCATGACATTGGACCAGAGATCCGTCGAGCCATATCATGCGACCTGCAGGAGGCGGGGCTAGTAGATGAcaatggagaggaagaagaggatatCTACAGG CGTAACGGCAGCCTTTTTGGAAACCACGTCAGTGCTGACCAGCAGGGCTGCTTCCACCCGACCACCGCCACCCAACGGCCGCTTCAGATCCTGCCCTTCTCCTGCAGTGCCTCAGCCCGACCCGCCCCGACGGGCAGCAGAGCCAAAGACGCCGACGCAGAGGCCAACTCTTCCCCCATCCGGTACAACCGCCATCACCACACCCCCCACGACCCTCACTGCGTGCCCACCTTTCATAAATCACCGATACCCTCCAACGCCAACCTCAACAATGCCAACGTGCCCTCACTCCTCTCCGTGACCAATGGGAGGCTGCAGAAGCGCTCGTTAAGGGGAGGCCGTGCGTCCTCCGCCAAAAACGGATCCTCGGCGGCCGCTTCCAGCAAAGGAGCACACGACAAGCCGTGGAAGTCCCACTCCTCGAG GACACGTTACTATGAGGCCTACATTAG GTCAGAAAGCGGCGATGGGCTCTGTTCCACCATCCGTACAGAGGAGCCGGGGGACGGAGACAGCGAGGACGGGCGAGGCTCGGGGGAGTACTACAGCGGGGAGGAGTTTCAGGAAGACGACATCATGCTGGCACAGGAGCCGTACTGTGAcgccagcagcagctgccagccGGATGTGAT GCCGTCCAAAAAAGCCCACCGTGATGCGGAGGGAGACTTTGACCTCGGGGTTTCCAGGAGCAACCACCAGCTTGACGGTTACTATGACGACGACCAGCAGCCGATCTGCCGAGTTGGCAGCCGGTCGCCCAGGAGGTGGCTTTTACCCTCACCTCAAG CTTCCAACAAATCGACGTTCAATTTTGAGTGTCTTCGCAGAAGAAGTAGTCAGGAGGACGCCCCTCTGTCTCCATCCTGCACAGCTCTTCCACTAcacctggtgcagcagcag GTGATGGCGGTGGCTGGTTTCGATGCGAGCAGAATCCACCGTTTGTCTCCTACGCGGTCGCTCCGCTCCTGGGTCACGCCTCCCGCCTCACCCATCGCCCGCGACTGCTCTACCTGCTACACCCCACTCATACAG GTGGACTGGCACAGACCCGGCAGCGTCTGCAGCATCCCCGGAGCGGTGAAGAGGAGTTCGTGGTATTCAGACGGGCCCCTCAGCCGCAGCCCCTCTCCGTCACGCCTGAAGTTACCCGCTGAATGCTGCCCACACATTCTGCAGAAGAGAGGCAGCGCCAACAGTGTGGTGGAGGCT GTGCTGATCTCTGAGGGTCTGGGGAAATACGCCAGGGACCCCAACTTCGTGACAGCGACCAAAAACGAAATCGCAGACGCCTGCGAGATGACCATCGACGAGATGGAGAGCGCCGCCAGCAACCTGCTGAACGGCAGTCTGGACAACGGCAACCCCGGGGCAGCGGGGGGCGCCGCCTCGGACCCGCGGGCCACCGCGCACGTTAGGGACAGCAGCATCCGCGACTACAGCGACGAGGAGCCCTACGTGACTCTGAAATGCGAGGAGGACCTTGCAGACGAGATGATATGCATCACGTCGCTATAG